A window from Felis catus isolate Fca126 chromosome B1, F.catus_Fca126_mat1.0, whole genome shotgun sequence encodes these proteins:
- the UVSSA gene encoding UV-stimulated scaffold protein A isoform X1 has product MDQTLSKLVEELTTSGEPQLSPEKMKELKKICKSSEEQLRRAYHLLMAQLSREHAEVRLSAFQVIDQLFARSHQFRVLVVSNFQEFLELTLGTDHEQPLPPPREAAQRLRQAAARAVQGWHGKYGAAYKKLALGYHFLRHSKKVDFEDVSARTLAERKREEEKQKRLDRIYRERCERAVRDMEETSEEIRGCLTEVESCFRLLVPLDLAEGPGAALPTVAFGASEGGAPCLAGAVRPGDEEPCCSKSLLACARPPSPPPWTAGDSGEEDEEDEEDEDRHEDSDGDEEGFVRRHGLGSHKYTLDVELSSDGLRVHEDEDNHAIIQSARDALKLIRNKFLPAVRSWVQLFTRAGIRGGHLEAAINLKAELETALRRSGELDIEPEEGRRGEMGPAVGDKDEDEDEDDDFIEVPEKEGYEACVPEHLQPECGLERDPAARGSQARKRMRRDEEAQDPTCAAAQLHALHGRLPPPPSPRAPVGPEEAGKLAAERARAPVVPFGVDLCYWGQEQPPAGKIFKCPSEHRFWKPSEAHVEVDNANVSEMLRSRYITFAGKFEPVRHRCRAPRPDGRLCERQDRLKCPFHGKIVPRDDAGRPLRPEDRAWEQRRLQQQQQAGRPEWQDPEFMRDVEAATGVDLGSSGPSGRGRGKRRRRRGLTDLKQQADTARARIAKKVFAKAAVQRVVTAMNQMDRKKHEKFANQFNYALN; this is encoded by the exons GTCTTCGGAGGAGCAGCTCCGCCGCGCCTACCACCTGCTCATGGCCCAGCTGAGCCGAGAGCACGCCGAGGTCCGCCTCTCCGCCTTCCAGGTCATAGATCAGCTCTTCGCCCGGTCTCATCAGTTCCGGGTGCTGGTCGTCTCCAACTTCCAGGAGTTTCTGGAGCTCACCCTGGGCACCGACCACGAGCAGCCCCTGCCGCCCCCCAGGGAGGCGGCCCAGAGGCTGAGGCAGGCGGCCGCCAGGGCTGTCCAAGGATGGCACGGGAAGTACGGCGCGGCCTACAAGAAGCTCGCCTTGGGCTACCACTTCCTGAGACACAGCAAAAAG GTGGATTTTGAGGACGTGAGCGCACGGACTCTGGCAGAAAGAAAgcgggaggaggagaagcagaaacGCTTGGACAGAATCTACAGGGAGAGGTGTGAGCGGGCCGTCAGGGACATGGAGG AAACGTCTGAGGAGATCCGGGGCTGCCTCACGGAGGTGGAGAGCTGCTTCAGGCTGCTGGTGCCGCTGGACTTGGCCGAGGGCCCGGGAGCCGCCTTGCCCACCGTGGCCTTCGGTGCGTCTGAAGGGGGCGCCCCTTGCCTGGCCGGTGCCGTGAGGCCTGGGGACGAGGAGCCCTGTTGCAGCAAGAGTCTGCTCGCCTGTGCCCGCCCTCCGTCTCCCCCTCCCTGGACCGCAGGGGACTCAggggaggaggacgaggaggacgaggaggacgaGGACCGGCACGAGGACAGCGACGGTGACGAGGAAGGGTTTGTGCGGCGCCACGGACTGGGCTCCCACAAGTACACGCTAGATGTGGAGCTCTCCTCAG ATGGCCTGAGGGTGCACGAGGACGAGGACAACCACGCCATCATCCAGTCTGCCCGGGACGCGCTCAAGCTTATCCGAAACAAGTTCCTGCCGGCCGTGCGCTCCTGGGTACAG CTGTTCACCCGCGCGGGGATTCGTGGCGGGCACTTGGAAGCCGCCATCAACCTGAAGGCGGAACTGGAAACTGCCCTGAGGAGATCTGGGGAGCTGGACATCGAACCTGAGGAGGGGCGCAGGGGGGAG ATGGGCCCAGCGGTCGGGGACAAGGACGAGGATGAGGACGAGGACGACGACTTCATAGAGGTCCCAGAGAAGGAGGGCTATGAGGCTTGCGTCCCCGAGCACCTGCAGCCCGAGTGTG GGCTGGAGAGGGACCCGGCGGCACGGGGCTCGCAGGCCCGGAAGAGGATGAGGAGGGATGAGGAGGCACAGGACCCCACCTGTGCTGCCGCCCAGCTGCACGCACTGCACGGACGCTTGCCCCCGCCCCCGAGCCCCAG GGCACCTGTGGGaccagaggaggctgggaagctGGCCGCAGAGAGGGCCCGGGCGCCTGTCGTGCCCTTTGGGGTGGATCTGTGCTACTGGGGCCAGGAGCAGCCGCCGGCCGGGAAGATCTTcaa GTGTCCCTCTGAGCACCGCTTCTGGAAGCCCAGTGAAGCGCACGTGGAAGTGGACAACGCCAACGTCTCAGAGATGCTCCGGAGCCGCTACATCACCTTCGCGGGGAAGTTTGAGCCCGTGCGGCACCGCTGCCGCGCCCCGAGGCCCGACGGCCGGCTCTGCGAGCGCCAGGACCGGCTGAAG TGTCCTTTCCACGGGAAGATCGTCCCGAGAGATGACGCGGGGCGGCCCCTCCGCCCGGAGGACAGGGCCTGGGAGCAGAGGcggctgcagcagcagcagcaggcggGACGCCCGG AGTGGCAGGACCCCGAGTTTATGAGAGACGTGGAGGCCGCCACGGGAGTAGACCTTGGCTCGTCTGGGCCCagcgggagaggcagaggaaagaggaggagacgcCGTGGCCTCACCGACCTGAAGCAGCAGGCCGACACTGCCCGTGCGCGCATCGCGAAGAAGGTGTTTGCTAA GGCAGCCGTGCAGAGGGTCGTCACGGCCATGAACCAGATGGACCGCAAGAAACACGAGAAGTTTGCAAACCAGTTTAACTATGCGCTGAATTAG
- the UVSSA gene encoding UV-stimulated scaffold protein A isoform X3, producing the protein MAQLSREHAEVRLSAFQVIDQLFARSHQFRVLVVSNFQEFLELTLGTDHEQPLPPPREAAQRLRQAAARAVQGWHGKYGAAYKKLALGYHFLRHSKKVDFEDVSARTLAERKREEEKQKRLDRIYRERCERAVRDMEETSEEIRGCLTEVESCFRLLVPLDLAEGPGAALPTVAFGASEGGAPCLAGAVRPGDEEPCCSKSLLACARPPSPPPWTAGDSGEEDEEDEEDEDRHEDSDGDEEGFVRRHGLGSHKYTLDVELSSDGLRVHEDEDNHAIIQSARDALKLIRNKFLPAVRSWVQLFTRAGIRGGHLEAAINLKAELETALRRSGELDIEPEEGRRGEMGPAVGDKDEDEDEDDDFIEVPEKEGYEACVPEHLQPECGLERDPAARGSQARKRMRRDEEAQDPTCAAAQLHALHGRLPPPPSPRAPVGPEEAGKLAAERARAPVVPFGVDLCYWGQEQPPAGKIFKCPSEHRFWKPSEAHVEVDNANVSEMLRSRYITFAGKFEPVRHRCRAPRPDGRLCERQDRLKCPFHGKIVPRDDAGRPLRPEDRAWEQRRLQQQQQAGRPEWQDPEFMRDVEAATGVDLGSSGPSGRGRGKRRRRRGLTDLKQQADTARARIAKKVFAKAAVQRVVTAMNQMDRKKHEKFANQFNYALN; encoded by the exons ATGGCCCAGCTGAGCCGAGAGCACGCCGAGGTCCGCCTCTCCGCCTTCCAGGTCATAGATCAGCTCTTCGCCCGGTCTCATCAGTTCCGGGTGCTGGTCGTCTCCAACTTCCAGGAGTTTCTGGAGCTCACCCTGGGCACCGACCACGAGCAGCCCCTGCCGCCCCCCAGGGAGGCGGCCCAGAGGCTGAGGCAGGCGGCCGCCAGGGCTGTCCAAGGATGGCACGGGAAGTACGGCGCGGCCTACAAGAAGCTCGCCTTGGGCTACCACTTCCTGAGACACAGCAAAAAG GTGGATTTTGAGGACGTGAGCGCACGGACTCTGGCAGAAAGAAAgcgggaggaggagaagcagaaacGCTTGGACAGAATCTACAGGGAGAGGTGTGAGCGGGCCGTCAGGGACATGGAGG AAACGTCTGAGGAGATCCGGGGCTGCCTCACGGAGGTGGAGAGCTGCTTCAGGCTGCTGGTGCCGCTGGACTTGGCCGAGGGCCCGGGAGCCGCCTTGCCCACCGTGGCCTTCGGTGCGTCTGAAGGGGGCGCCCCTTGCCTGGCCGGTGCCGTGAGGCCTGGGGACGAGGAGCCCTGTTGCAGCAAGAGTCTGCTCGCCTGTGCCCGCCCTCCGTCTCCCCCTCCCTGGACCGCAGGGGACTCAggggaggaggacgaggaggacgaggaggacgaGGACCGGCACGAGGACAGCGACGGTGACGAGGAAGGGTTTGTGCGGCGCCACGGACTGGGCTCCCACAAGTACACGCTAGATGTGGAGCTCTCCTCAG ATGGCCTGAGGGTGCACGAGGACGAGGACAACCACGCCATCATCCAGTCTGCCCGGGACGCGCTCAAGCTTATCCGAAACAAGTTCCTGCCGGCCGTGCGCTCCTGGGTACAG CTGTTCACCCGCGCGGGGATTCGTGGCGGGCACTTGGAAGCCGCCATCAACCTGAAGGCGGAACTGGAAACTGCCCTGAGGAGATCTGGGGAGCTGGACATCGAACCTGAGGAGGGGCGCAGGGGGGAG ATGGGCCCAGCGGTCGGGGACAAGGACGAGGATGAGGACGAGGACGACGACTTCATAGAGGTCCCAGAGAAGGAGGGCTATGAGGCTTGCGTCCCCGAGCACCTGCAGCCCGAGTGTG GGCTGGAGAGGGACCCGGCGGCACGGGGCTCGCAGGCCCGGAAGAGGATGAGGAGGGATGAGGAGGCACAGGACCCCACCTGTGCTGCCGCCCAGCTGCACGCACTGCACGGACGCTTGCCCCCGCCCCCGAGCCCCAG GGCACCTGTGGGaccagaggaggctgggaagctGGCCGCAGAGAGGGCCCGGGCGCCTGTCGTGCCCTTTGGGGTGGATCTGTGCTACTGGGGCCAGGAGCAGCCGCCGGCCGGGAAGATCTTcaa GTGTCCCTCTGAGCACCGCTTCTGGAAGCCCAGTGAAGCGCACGTGGAAGTGGACAACGCCAACGTCTCAGAGATGCTCCGGAGCCGCTACATCACCTTCGCGGGGAAGTTTGAGCCCGTGCGGCACCGCTGCCGCGCCCCGAGGCCCGACGGCCGGCTCTGCGAGCGCCAGGACCGGCTGAAG TGTCCTTTCCACGGGAAGATCGTCCCGAGAGATGACGCGGGGCGGCCCCTCCGCCCGGAGGACAGGGCCTGGGAGCAGAGGcggctgcagcagcagcagcaggcggGACGCCCGG AGTGGCAGGACCCCGAGTTTATGAGAGACGTGGAGGCCGCCACGGGAGTAGACCTTGGCTCGTCTGGGCCCagcgggagaggcagaggaaagaggaggagacgcCGTGGCCTCACCGACCTGAAGCAGCAGGCCGACACTGCCCGTGCGCGCATCGCGAAGAAGGTGTTTGCTAA GGCAGCCGTGCAGAGGGTCGTCACGGCCATGAACCAGATGGACCGCAAGAAACACGAGAAGTTTGCAAACCAGTTTAACTATGCGCTGAATTAG
- the UVSSA gene encoding UV-stimulated scaffold protein A isoform X2: protein MDQTLSKLVEELTTSGEPQLSPEKMKELKKICKSSEEQLRRAYHLLMAQLSREHAEVRLSAFQVIDQLFARSHQFRVLVVSNFQEFLELTLGTDHEQPLPPPREAAQRLRQAAARAVQGWHGKYGAAYKKLALGYHFLRHSKKVDFEDVSARTLAERKREEEKQKRLDRIYRERCERAVRDMEETSEEIRGCLTEVESCFRLLVPLDLAEGPGAALPTVAFGASEGGAPCLAGAVRPGDEEPCCSKSLLACARPPSPPPWTAGDSGEEDEEDEEDEDRHEDSDGDEEGFVRRHGLGSHKYTLDVELSSDGLRVHEDEDNHAIIQSARDALKLIRNKFLPAVRSWVQLFTRAGIRGGHLEAAINLKAELETALRRSGELDIEPEEGRRGEMGPAVGDKDEDEDEDDDFIEVPEKEGYEACVPEHLQPECGLERDPAARGSQARKRMRRDEEAQDPTCAAAQLHALHGRLPPPPSPRCPSEHRFWKPSEAHVEVDNANVSEMLRSRYITFAGKFEPVRHRCRAPRPDGRLCERQDRLKCPFHGKIVPRDDAGRPLRPEDRAWEQRRLQQQQQAGRPEWQDPEFMRDVEAATGVDLGSSGPSGRGRGKRRRRRGLTDLKQQADTARARIAKKVFAKAAVQRVVTAMNQMDRKKHEKFANQFNYALN from the exons GTCTTCGGAGGAGCAGCTCCGCCGCGCCTACCACCTGCTCATGGCCCAGCTGAGCCGAGAGCACGCCGAGGTCCGCCTCTCCGCCTTCCAGGTCATAGATCAGCTCTTCGCCCGGTCTCATCAGTTCCGGGTGCTGGTCGTCTCCAACTTCCAGGAGTTTCTGGAGCTCACCCTGGGCACCGACCACGAGCAGCCCCTGCCGCCCCCCAGGGAGGCGGCCCAGAGGCTGAGGCAGGCGGCCGCCAGGGCTGTCCAAGGATGGCACGGGAAGTACGGCGCGGCCTACAAGAAGCTCGCCTTGGGCTACCACTTCCTGAGACACAGCAAAAAG GTGGATTTTGAGGACGTGAGCGCACGGACTCTGGCAGAAAGAAAgcgggaggaggagaagcagaaacGCTTGGACAGAATCTACAGGGAGAGGTGTGAGCGGGCCGTCAGGGACATGGAGG AAACGTCTGAGGAGATCCGGGGCTGCCTCACGGAGGTGGAGAGCTGCTTCAGGCTGCTGGTGCCGCTGGACTTGGCCGAGGGCCCGGGAGCCGCCTTGCCCACCGTGGCCTTCGGTGCGTCTGAAGGGGGCGCCCCTTGCCTGGCCGGTGCCGTGAGGCCTGGGGACGAGGAGCCCTGTTGCAGCAAGAGTCTGCTCGCCTGTGCCCGCCCTCCGTCTCCCCCTCCCTGGACCGCAGGGGACTCAggggaggaggacgaggaggacgaggaggacgaGGACCGGCACGAGGACAGCGACGGTGACGAGGAAGGGTTTGTGCGGCGCCACGGACTGGGCTCCCACAAGTACACGCTAGATGTGGAGCTCTCCTCAG ATGGCCTGAGGGTGCACGAGGACGAGGACAACCACGCCATCATCCAGTCTGCCCGGGACGCGCTCAAGCTTATCCGAAACAAGTTCCTGCCGGCCGTGCGCTCCTGGGTACAG CTGTTCACCCGCGCGGGGATTCGTGGCGGGCACTTGGAAGCCGCCATCAACCTGAAGGCGGAACTGGAAACTGCCCTGAGGAGATCTGGGGAGCTGGACATCGAACCTGAGGAGGGGCGCAGGGGGGAG ATGGGCCCAGCGGTCGGGGACAAGGACGAGGATGAGGACGAGGACGACGACTTCATAGAGGTCCCAGAGAAGGAGGGCTATGAGGCTTGCGTCCCCGAGCACCTGCAGCCCGAGTGTG GGCTGGAGAGGGACCCGGCGGCACGGGGCTCGCAGGCCCGGAAGAGGATGAGGAGGGATGAGGAGGCACAGGACCCCACCTGTGCTGCCGCCCAGCTGCACGCACTGCACGGACGCTTGCCCCCGCCCCCGAGCCCCAG GTGTCCCTCTGAGCACCGCTTCTGGAAGCCCAGTGAAGCGCACGTGGAAGTGGACAACGCCAACGTCTCAGAGATGCTCCGGAGCCGCTACATCACCTTCGCGGGGAAGTTTGAGCCCGTGCGGCACCGCTGCCGCGCCCCGAGGCCCGACGGCCGGCTCTGCGAGCGCCAGGACCGGCTGAAG TGTCCTTTCCACGGGAAGATCGTCCCGAGAGATGACGCGGGGCGGCCCCTCCGCCCGGAGGACAGGGCCTGGGAGCAGAGGcggctgcagcagcagcagcaggcggGACGCCCGG AGTGGCAGGACCCCGAGTTTATGAGAGACGTGGAGGCCGCCACGGGAGTAGACCTTGGCTCGTCTGGGCCCagcgggagaggcagaggaaagaggaggagacgcCGTGGCCTCACCGACCTGAAGCAGCAGGCCGACACTGCCCGTGCGCGCATCGCGAAGAAGGTGTTTGCTAA GGCAGCCGTGCAGAGGGTCGTCACGGCCATGAACCAGATGGACCGCAAGAAACACGAGAAGTTTGCAAACCAGTTTAACTATGCGCTGAATTAG
- the NKX1-1 gene encoding NK1 transcription factor-related protein 1, with product MSASGPAAPGDGPALPPPPPGPGPGPAPPAATAAATARDAMDGRAELPAFARAGPPPLAASDTVPAAPEGAGAARPGPPPRPTSFSVLDILDPNKFNSRRRRCVLLGPAACAPCAPAPCAPAPSAPGRPPRSEDLERRALAAAGGAGAATGAEPPHAGDPYKADEAEASGYSSGGGGRSPSADSGDEAPDDDDDDDDGAPEAGTARGAEEARGGGGGGLAARGSGCPGAAEAEAPPGAVDEAAAPGPRGTSPGAPGPPGVAAAAAAAAGGAGTTPQGAAAAAAKPKRKRTGSDSKSGKPRRARTAFTYEQLVALENKFKATRYLSVCERLNLALSLSLTETQVKIWFQNRRTKWKKQNPGADTSAPTGGGGAAGPGAGPGAGLPGGLSPLSPSPPMGAPLAMHGPAGYPAHGPGGLVCAAQLPFLSSPAVLSPFVLGSQTYGAPAFYAPHL from the exons ATGAGCGCGAGCGGCCCGGCGGCTCCCGGGGACGGCCCggcgctgccgccgccgccgcccgggcccGGCCCGGGGCCCGCACcgcccgccgccaccgccgccgccaccgcccggGACGCCATGGACGGGCGCGCCGAGCTGCCCGCCTTCGCCCGCGCGGGACCCCCGCCGCTCGCCGCCAGCGACACGGTGCCCGCGGCGCCCGAAGGGGCCGGGGCGGCCCGGCCTGGCCCGCCGCCGCGCCCCACGTCCTTCTCGGTGCTGGACATTCTGGACCCCAACAAGTTCAACAGCAGGAGACGCCGCTGTGTGCTTCTGGGCCCCGCCGCGTGCGCCCCGTGCGCCCCGGCCCCGTGCGCCCCGGCCCCCTCCGCCCCGGGGCGCCCGCCGCGCTCAGAGGACCTGGAGCGCCGCGCCCTCGCCGCCGCCGGAGGAGCTGGGGCCGCCACCGGAGCTGAGCCGCCGC ACGCCGGCGACCCCTACAAGGCGGACGAGGCCGAGGCCAGCGGCtacagcagcggcggcggcggccgcagcCCGAGCGCGGACAGCGGGGACGAGGCGcccgacgacgacgacgacgacgacgacgggGCGCCCGAGGCCGGGACTGCGCGCGGCGCGGAGGAGGcgcggggaggcggcggcggcggcctcgCGGCCCGCGGGTCGGGCTGCCCGGGCGCGGCCGAGGCCGAGGCGCCCCCCGGCGCGGTGGACGAGGCTGCAGCCCCCGGCCCCCGCGGGACCTCGCCCGGAGCCCCGGGCCCGCCGGGggtcgcggcggcggcggcggcggcggcggggggcgcggggaCGACCCCGCAGGGCGCGGCCGCGGCCGCGGCCAAGCCCAAGCGGAAGCGCACGGGCTCGGACTCCAAGTCCGGGAAGCCGCGGCGCGCGCGCACCGCCTTCACCTACGAGCAGCTCGTGGCGCTGGAGAACAAATTCAAGGCGACGCGCTACCTGTCGGTGTGCGAGCGCCTCAACCTGGCGCTGTCGCTGAGCCTCACCGAGACGCAGGTGAAGATCTGGTTCCAGAACCGCCGCACCAAGTGGAAGAAGCAGAACCCCGGCGCCGACACGAGCGCGCCGaccggcggcggcggggccgcgGGGCCGGGCGCGGGGCCGGGCGCGGGGCTGCCGGGCGGCCTCAGCCCGCTCAGCCCGTCGCCGCCCATGGGCGCGCCGCTCGCCATGCACGGCCCGGCCGGGTACCCGGCGCACGGCCCCGGCGGCCTGGTGTGCGCCGCGCAGCTGCCCTTCCTGTCGAGCCCGGCGGTGCTGTCGCCCTTCGTGCTGGGCTCGCAGACCTACGGCGCGCCCGCCTTCTACGCGCCGCACCTGTGA